One window from the genome of Leptospira johnsonii encodes:
- a CDS encoding gamma carbonic anhydrase family protein, translated as MKIHETAFIHPAATAFGMLEMGPLSSLWPGAVVRADLNEIRLGEGVNIQDNSTLHTDSTGSLFIDDYTLVGHNAMLHGCKIGKGCLIGIGAVILDEAVIGDGAMILAGCMIRGGKKIPPRAMVIPKNGDIVIYEKKAKPEMSIAGCLEYIQLAKRFQENVFKPFTKEEENQFVEEAKSIIKRYGI; from the coding sequence ATGAAAATTCATGAGACAGCATTTATCCATCCGGCTGCAACTGCATTCGGTATGTTGGAGATGGGACCTCTGTCTTCTTTGTGGCCTGGTGCTGTTGTTCGTGCGGATCTGAATGAGATCAGATTGGGAGAAGGTGTAAACATCCAAGATAATAGCACACTTCATACCGATTCAACCGGGAGCTTATTCATCGATGATTATACATTAGTAGGTCATAATGCAATGCTTCACGGTTGTAAGATCGGTAAGGGTTGTCTTATTGGAATAGGAGCTGTTATTTTGGATGAGGCAGTGATCGGAGACGGTGCAATGATACTCGCCGGTTGTATGATCCGAGGTGGTAAAAAAATTCCGCCTAGAGCAATGGTGATCCCGAAGAATGGAGACATCGTCATCTACGAAAAAAAAGCCAAACCTGAGATGAGCATTGCAGGATGTTTGGAATACATACAATTAGCAAAAAGATTCCAAGAAAATGTATTCAAACCTTTCACCAAGGAAGAAGAAAACCAATTTGTAGAAGAAGCAAAATCCATCATTAAAAGATACGGGATCTAA